In one window of Clavelina lepadiformis chromosome 4, kaClaLepa1.1, whole genome shotgun sequence DNA:
- the LOC143453089 gene encoding disintegrin and metalloproteinase domain-containing protein 12-like gives MSARLQSDRPFPTEWSNCSIKQLEIELELSTGQCLLDKPEIASLIPRSSCGDKIVEVGEECDCGTVLECTSRCCNPATCLLWDFAQCDSEACCLSHKCKVAPPGTQCRESRGDCDLPEYCDGQNKSCPPNRLVEDGGLCNNGTNRCSGGICISRDRMCQLSYGPGSSYAHSCDVLNTLGIASGNCGINFTSTTSPYVACTLSNIECGKFYCVNPSFKRSPIDRDLFYLTPSTNETCVVQVRGPDIGFIDTTYVSQWMGCADNSKLHSIGCFITCSISDVICYISRILSY, from the exons ATGTCTGCAAGGCTTCA GAGCGATCGTCCATTTCCCACAGAGTGGTCCAATTGCAGCATCAAGCAACTTGAAATTGAACTTGAACTATCGACCGGGCAATGCCTCCTCGATAAGCCGGAGATCGCGTCGTTGATCCCTCGCTCGTCGTGTGGGGATAAGATTGTGGAGGTGGGAGAGGAATGTGACTGTGGTACGGTGCTGGAATGTACAAG TCGATGTTGCAACCCGGCAACATGTTTGCTTTGGGATTTCGCGCAGTGTGATTCGGAGGCTTGCTGTCTCTCGCATAAGTGCAAGGTCGCCCCACCCGGTACTCAATGCAGGGAATCTCGTGGTGATTGCGATCTTCCAGAATACTGCGATGGACAGAACAAATCT TGCCCACCGAACCGCTTGGTAGAAGACGGTGGACTTTGCAATAACGGGACTAATCGCTGCAGTGGCGGGATCTGTATTAGCCGTGATCGAATGTGCCAGTTATCGTATGGTCCAG GTTCAAGCTACGCTCATTCCTGCGATGTTTTGAACACACTGGGAATTGCTTCTGGCAATTGTGGTATCAATTTCACTTCAACAACCTCACCATATGTTGCTTGTACATTGAG CAACATTGAATGTGGCAAATTCTACTGCGTCAACCCTTCGTTCAAACGAAGTCCTATTGATCGTGATTTGTTTTACCTAACTCCTTCAACAAACGAAACTTGTGTGGTCCAAGTACGTGGCCCAGATATAGGATTTATCGACACAACCTATGTCAGCCAATGGATGGGTTGCGCTGATAATTCAAAG CTTCACTCAATCGGATGTTTTATTACATGTTCGATATCGGATGTAATTTGCTACATTTCGAGAATCTTATCATACTGA
- the LOC143451971 gene encoding disintegrin and metalloproteinase domain-containing protein 19-like codes for MTESIQLVCFSLIACIFLRLSVPVVGDQEFEEIFNERNLGSLPNFELVEIEQKINDKWSSNLKTQTQPGLHKHQVTFHASEKYLFKDLQLNVDVVDKHFCVTDPNSGQVLFPKPEDLNFRQYTGYAIHGNNDVSKAIVRTEPFRADIFMDGDIAVIRPVLYDNGTLGHILFKLSALKIPEGVCGTDLLTNITGNEKLNFGINTDFDRMESVGRKKQDISSQTRYIHLQFVFTQNFNFLPDAAVLNAVFYFTNYMDTLFQPLGIRTVVGNVENWRSGDQVFVNEEDLLQTFVDMTRYRSIRVAVDPPTSPWVQSDHTIYLRQGGLGLLRELNSTNVLGIAHIAAMCQPESITYSSIYTLNNSLAFTPQVLTHEVGHSLGLRHDDNDPNQPQPGPCLCEEGDRDCIMSARLQSDRPFPTEWSNCSIKQLEIELELSTGHCLLDKPEIASLIPRSSCGNKIVELGEECDCGTVVECTSRCCNPATCLLWDFAECDSEACCLSHKCKVAPPGTQCRESCGDCDLPEYCDGQNKSCPPNRLVEDGGLCNNGTNRCSGGSCISRDRMCQISYGPDSSYAHYCDVLNTLGIGPGNCGVNFTSTTSPYIACTLSNIECGKFYCVIPSFVRGPIDRDFRFLTLVTNETCVV; via the exons ATGACTGAATCAATTCAGCTCGTCTGTTTTAGTCTCATCGCTTGTATTTTTCTACGATTGTCAGTACCGGTTGTCGGAGATCAGGagtttgaagaaattttcA ACGAACGGAATTTGGGTTCTTTGCCAAATTTTGAGTTGGTTGAAATCGAACAAAAGATAAACGACAAATGGTcaagcaatttgaaaactcag ACCCAGCCAGGCCTACACAAACACCAAGTCACATTTCACGCTTcggaaaaatatttgttcaaagaTCTTCAGCTAAATGTTGATGTGGTGGATAAGCATTTTTGTGTGACAGATCCAAATTCCGGGCAAGTTTTGTTTCCAAAGCCAGAG GATTTGAATTTCCGCCAATATACCGGTTATGCCATTCATGGAAACAATGATGTCAGCAAAGCAATCGTTCGTACTGAACCTTTTAG AGCTGACATATTCATGGATGGTGATATTGCCGTAATCCGGCCGGTTCTTTACGACAATGGAACTCTTGGACACATCCTCTTCAAACTATCAGCTTTGAAGATTCCAGAAGGTGTCTGTGGAACCGACTTGTTGACCAACATCACCGGAaatgaaaagttaaattttggGATCAACACAG ATTTTGATAGAATGGAGAGTGTTGgaagaaaaaaacaagacatttCATCACAGACCCGATACATTCATCTGCAATTTGTGTTTACCCAAAACTTT AATTTCCTTCCAGATGCAGCCGTTTTGAACGCGGTCTTTTATTTTACGAACTACATGGACACCTTATTTCAACCATTGGGCATTCGTACGGTTGTCGGTAACGTTGAGAACTGGAGGTCGGGAGATCAAGTCTTTGTCAACGAAGAAGATCTTTTACAG ACGTTTGTGGACATGACTCGCTACAGATCGATTCGTGTCGCCGTTGACCCTCCCACGTCGCCTTGGGTTCAATCCGACCACACCATTTACCTCCGTCAGGGAGGGTTGGGTCTTTTGCGGGAATTAAACTCAACGAACGTTCTCGGGATAGCCCACATTGCTGCAATGTGTCAACCAGAATCTATCACCTATTCCTCA ATTTATACATTGAACAACAGTCTCGCTTTCACCCCTCAAGTTTTAACCCACGAGGTTGGCCACAGTCTCGGCTTACGTCATGATGATAATGACCCCAATCAACCTCAACCTGGTCCATGTTTATGTGAAGAAGGGGACAGAGACTGCATTATGTCTGCAAGGCTTCA GAGCGATCGTCCGTTCCCTACAGAGTGGTCCAATTGCAGCATCAAGCAACTTGAAATTGAACTTGAACTATCGACCGGGCATTGCCTCCTCGATAAGCCGGAGATCGCGTCGTTGATCCCTCGCTCGTCGTGTGGGAATAAGATTGTGGAGCTGGGAGAGGAATGTGACTGTGGTACGGTGGTGGAATGTACAAG TCGATGTTGCAACCCGGCAACTTGTTTGCTTTGGGATTTCGCGGAGTGCGATTCGGAGGCGTGCTGTCTCTCGCATAAGTGCAAGGTCGCCCCTCCCGGTACTCAATGCAGGGAATCTTGTGGTGATTGCGATCTGCCAGAATACTGCGATGGACAGAACAAGTCT TGCCCACCGAACCGCTTGGTAGAAGATGGTGGACTTTGTAATAACGGGACTAATCGGTGCAGTGGTGGGAGCTGTATTAGCCGTGATCGAATGTGCCAGATATCGTATGGTCCAG ATTCAAGCTACGCACATTACTGCGATGTTTTGAATACACTGGGAATTGGTCCTGGCAACTGTGGGGTCAATTTCACTTCAACAACCTCACCGTATATTGCTTGTACATTGAG CAATATTGAATGTGGCAAATTCTACTGCGTCATCCCTTCATTTGTGCGAGGTCCCATCGATCGTGATTTTCGTTTCCTAACTCTTGTCACAAACGAGACTTGTGTGGTCTAA
- the LOC143452024 gene encoding uncharacterized protein LOC143452024, with protein MVQKRKIDASKFTGKDLLKSFKAKVDGDEWEARPHFIFSGGRYQIKIEAKPTPNQKGNGRLFVGGQAHSWETLKPILSDSSFNEKYELFLENKLNSPIVKDFEKSELACCAVLLFEIARRVENERGIDETFLSRDEVDEAIDKALNCGLGSSLTGIFCLGKQRRRSRYDEIMSRSNAGDDSDDRNDSGDDIASAMGNLALNDRVILGPGNLLARTNSS; from the exons ATGGTTCAGAAGCGTAAAATTGATGCATCTAAATTCACTGGCAAAGACCTACTCAAGTCCTTTAAAGCTAAAGTTGACGGAGATGAATGGGAAGCAAGACCTCATTTCATTTTTAGCGGTGGTCGTtaccaaataaaaattgaagcaAAACCTACCCCAAACCAAAAGGGAAATGGAAGACTCTTTGTTGGAGGCCAAGCTCACAGCTGGGAGACGTTGAAGCCCATTTTGTCAGATTCTAGTTTCAACGAAAAATATGAAttgtttttggaaaacaaacttaattcGCCAATTGTGAAAGACTTCGAGAAAAGTGAGTTAGCTTGTTGTGCTGTGCTCTTGTTTGAGATCGCTCGAAGGGTTGAGAATGAGAGAGGGATCGATGAAACATTTCTCTCAAGAGATGAAGTGGACGAAGCGATCGACAAAGCGTTAAACTGTGGGTTGGGAAGCTCATTGACAGGAATATTCTGTCTCGGCAAACAGAGGAGAAGAAGCAGATATGACGAAATCATGAGCAG ATCAAATGCTGGCGATGACAGCGATGACCGTAACGACAGTGGAGACGACATAGCAAGCGCAATGGGAAACTTAGCTTTAAACGACAGA gttATCTTGGGACCTGGAAACCTGCTGGCAAGAACAAATTCTTCATAA
- the LOC143451972 gene encoding disintegrin and metalloproteinase domain-containing protein 1b-like has translation MFCQVCKNAACVDFTSTCPNNCSGNGICNDNGNCHCSDGFTPPDCSAPGGGGSVDSGPPS, from the exons ATGTTTTGCCAGGTGTGCAAGAATGCTGCTTGTGTTGATTTCACGTCAACTTGCCCAAACAACTGCAGTGGAAATGGG ATCTGCAACGACAACGGAAACTGTCACTGCTCTGATGGCTTTACTCCTCCAGACTGCTCCGCTCCTGGTGGTGGGGGAAGCGTTGATAGCGGGCCACCCTCCTGA
- the LOC143451693 gene encoding uncharacterized protein LOC143451693 has translation MAHEIDASEFTGRDLLKSFEDEVDGDEWVKDKIFTFTGIPFPITITANPTYKQSGQISQPGNGLLCIDNVASTWSKFNDILSDTAFNAQYFKGVSSQGSIESSPAEENKEISAAEVTQSEDKLVDSDVTLENDLLERDQIASDAASVKSTRTSSSSDSSSDSDDEERADTPPPVQIAETKTIPPVKAESSPPTQAETVEEAGKSYQAESASESDQAPSPVPLNEMPPVGSEEAEKNSSSKEEAKLMKKVQITDEAPSRPTAAHPKSARFSEVRKSQNLEPVSSELHVVRYRKTRSAPPRPRGFHAQSSNLVFLHKECERIERKLAQTAKANLVKRPKM, from the exons ATGGCTCACGAAATCGATGCATCTGAATTCACTGGCAGAGACCTACTCAAGTCCTTTGAAGATGAAGTGGACGGAGATGAATGGGTGAAGGataaaattttcacttttaccGGTATTCCTTTTCCAATCACAATTACAGCAAATCCAACTTACAAGCAGTCAGGCCAAATCAGCCAGCCAGGAAATGGGCTGCTTTGTATTGACAACGTCGCATCAACATGGTCGAAGTTTAACGATATTTTATCAGACACAGCTTTCAATGCTCAGTATTTTAAGGGAG TTTCGTCACAAGGCTCCATTGAATCGAGTCCAGCTGAAGAAAATAAGGAGATTTCTGCTGCTGAAGTg ACACAATCTGAAGATAAACTTGTGGAcagtgacgtcacactagAAAACGACTTGCTTGAAAGAGATCAGATCGCATCTGACGCAGCTTCGGTGAAATCGACGCGAACATCGTCATCGAGCGATTCCAGCAGCGATTCGGACGACGAAGAAAGAGCGGACACCCCCCCACCTGTTCAGATTGCGGAGACGAAAACAATCCCTCCAGTGAAAGCGGAAAGTTCTCCGCCCACGCAAGCGGAGACAGTCGAAGAAGCAGGGAAAAGTTATCAGGCGGAAAGCGCATCCGAATCCGACCAAGCGCCGTCTCCTGTTCCGCTAAACGAGATGCCGCCGGTGGGTTCAGAGGAAGCGGAGAAGAATTCTTCTTCAAAGGAGGAAGCGAAGCTGATGAAGAAAGTCCAAATAACTG ATGAAGCGCCTTCTAGACCGACGGCGGCTCACCCGAAAAGCGCTCGATTCAGCGAAGTTCGCAAATCACAGAATTTGGAACCGGTCTCAAGCGAACTTCACGTTGTTCGATACAG AAAAACACGTTCCGCTCCACCGCGTCCACGTGGTTTCCACGCGCAGAGTTCGAACCTGGTCTTCCTACATAAGGAGTGCGAGAGAATTGAAAGGAAGTTGGCTCAAACCGCCAAAGCCAACCTCGTGAAAAGACCCAAGATGTAA
- the LOC143451976 gene encoding uncharacterized protein LOC143451976 isoform X2, whose product MAQVREIDASEFTGRDLLKSFEDEVDGSKWVKKKVGEEGKVFTFTGGRYQIKIVANPTPNQKGNGRLSVGGHAHSWETLKPILSDSSFNEIYELFLENELNSPLVNDFERQELACCVILLFEIARRVENERGIDVKFLSRDEVDKAIDKALNCELGSSLTGIFCLGTKRRRSRYDVIMSKPNVGDDSDDGNDIASAMGNMTLNDKVILGPGNLLARTNFL is encoded by the exons ATGGCTCAGGTGCGTGAAATCGATGCATCTGAATTCACTGGCAGAGACCTACTCAAGTCCTTTGAAGATGAAGTGGACGGAAGTAAATGGGTGAAGAAAAAAGTGGGTGAAGAGGGTAAAGTTTTCACTTTTACCGGTGGTCGAtatcaaattaaaattgtaGCAAATCCTACCCCAAACCAAAAGGGAAATGGAAGACTCTCTGTTGGAGGCCATGCTCACAGCTGGGAGACTTTGAAGCCCATTTTGTCAGATTCTAGTTTCAATGAAATATATGAATTGTTTTTGGAAAACGAACTTAATTCGCCACTTGTGAACGACTTCGAGAGACAGGAGTTAGCATGTTGTGTGATTCTCTTGTTTGAGATCGCTCGAAGGGTCGAGAATGAGAGAGGGATCGATGTCAAATTTCTCTCAAGAGATGAAGTGGACAAAGCGATCGACAAAGCGTTAAACTGTGAGTTGGGAAGCTCATTGACAGGAATATTCTGTCTCGGCACAAAGAGGAGAAGAAGCAGATATGACGTAATCATGAGCAA ACCAAATGTTGGCGATGACAGCGATGACGGTAACGACATAGCAAGCGCAATGGGAAACATGACTTTAAACGACAAA gttATCTTGGGACCTGGAAACCTGCTGGCaagaacaaattttttataa